Genomic segment of Roseofilum reptotaenium CS-1145:
CAGCTCTGCTGCAAGAAATCCGCGATCGCGCTCCGGCAAGCATTCAGATTAGTAGTGTTGAACAAATTGAGTTACAATTTCCTGACCCCAATGCCTCTCCAGAAACCCCAGACGTAACCCTGAATGTCAAAGGGCTACAAATTCAGGGAAGTGCCCGCAGCTATGATGATGTCAATGATTTCATGCTGCTGCTGAAAAACTCCGATTTTTTAGCTGGCGACAAAACTAAACTTCTTCGTGCGAACCTTCAAGCGAACAATACTCAAGTTGAAGTGCCAGAAGGTAGTGATTTAGAAGTTAGCCTGCCAGATGTGGTGGCCTTTAACATTGAAACACCCCTATCCGACAAAGGGGCATCAGAATTAATGGCCCAACTGGAAAGTAAAGGAGCAATTGGCTTAGTTAGTCGGATTGAAACATTAAGAGAAAAGGGGATTTTAGAATAATGACACTAGCAGGAGATTTAGGAACAGTTGGGGCTGAAGACGAAGGTAAAGGCGGCAGTCCAATTAATCTATTTATT
This window contains:
- a CDS encoding PilN domain-containing protein, whose translation is MYGLDINFLKDRPGYLETPATNPKGGGGSSASPTNAIPIIAGLVVGAAAVGGTLGVKLFVIDPQNADLQAQLDGINANIEQQEAKTQEIGSIQTQTEAIRAQTLALATVFNQIKPWSALLQEIRDRAPASIQISSVEQIELQFPDPNASPETPDVTLNVKGLQIQGSARSYDDVNDFMLLLKNSDFLAGDKTKLLRANLQANNTQVEVPEGSDLEVSLPDVVAFNIETPLSDKGASELMAQLESKGAIGLVSRIETLREKGILE